One window of Trichoderma breve strain T069 chromosome 3, whole genome shotgun sequence genomic DNA carries:
- a CDS encoding methyltransferase domain-containing protein translates to MSSQLSDAQPALPVTETTFSSYDQNQGKAYAHARPDYDPGVYKAIINHHKSTGGQFDTVVDVGCGPGSATRGLAPYFTNAIGLDPSQGMVATARSFGGVSSASRPIRDSSVDLITAANAAHWFDMPKFWLAAARILKPGGTVALWTSGEIRVHPSMPNAAALQAVFDEHTETYLKPFHVPGNYMVRSGYADLGLPWSIAQPVEAFDKESFVRKDWPAGEKFVVGESEVDLDTFEKIIGSGSPPTRWRQAHPEAVGTENDVVRILRRKIERVLRESGVEEGKERMRGTIHGVMLFVKKSA, encoded by the exons ATGTCTTCTCAACTATCCGATGCTCAGCCTGCGCTCCCAGTAACTGAAACAACATTCAGTTCGTATGACCAGAACCAAGGCAAAGCCTACGCTCATGCCCGCCCCGATTATGATCCCGGTGTATATAAAGCAATTATAAACCACCACAAGTCAACAGGAGGTCAATTCGACactgttgttgatgttggttgTGGTCCTGGCTCGGCTACACGAGGACTTGCTCCGTACTTTACCAATGCCATTGGACTCGACCCCTCACAGGGCATGGTTGCAACTGCCCGTAGCTTTGGCGGTGTTTCCTCCGCATCACGGCCTATTCG CGACTCAAGCGTCGATCTCATTACAGCAGCAAACGCTGCCCATTGGTTTGACATGCCAAAGTTCTGGCTGGCAGCCGCCCGCATCCTCAAACCTGGTGGCACAGTTGCGCTATGGACGAGTGGTGAAATTCGCGTCCACCCATCCATGCCAAATGCGGCTGCACTTCAAGCTGTTTTTGACGAGCATACAGAAACTTATCTGAAACCGTTCCATGTGCCGGGCAATTACATGGTGCGCAGCGGATATGCGGATCTCGGTTTACCATGGTCGATCGCACAACCAGTCGAAGCATTTGACAAAGAGAGTTTTGTACGAAAAGATTGGCCAGCAGGAGAGAAATTTGTTGTAGGGGAGTCTGAGGTGGATTTAGACACATTTGAGAAAATCATTGGAAGCGGCAGCCCTCCGACGCGATGGCGCCAAGCTCACCCGGAGGCCGTTGGTACGGAGAATGATGTTGTGAGAATTCTTCGGAGAAAAATTGAACGCGTGCTGCGAGAAAGTGGtgtggaagaagggaaagaaagaatgagagGGACCATTCATGGTGTCATGTTGTTCGTAAAGAAGAGCGCTTAA